The genomic segment ATGCATTAAACGTATTTCGATATTGTATATCTGGTGATATCCCGAGTGTATATTCTCTAACTACACCATATTTCTGTGTCTACGCAATAATCTACAGAATCTAGTTTGTCAGCATTTACGTATGGGGcctttttcaaaaacaaatacaaggtggatatattttttcattctctcctattaaaaaataagtgcgctctctctctctctatctctcttccttatctctctccctctctctctctcttatctctctccccctctttccttctttctctctttctctgcattcGTTGTTTCGTTGTTGATTTGTCCATTACATTGTGCGGTTTTGGTGGACTCTGCGAAAACTCactctgctcctctctctctttctctttctttctcgctctatttctctctcattctctctcacacactttctctcactttcacacatacacttcctctctccctgtcttcctttctctctcctctcttcccaAAGACTCAATATTTCTTACTTTCGTTATTGTGTTCGTGCTTATTTGTTTGGACCAGTCATGAGTAAACGGAAGCCCGCTggactttctgaatgacacgCCCAACGAAATAACtaccttgaatatttttagtaGTACGATCCGCCTCATGATGAACGAtatctcatgcggcccgcttctcgaaatAGGTTTCCCATGCCTAGTTTAGGAACGTACCACCTCCACAAGGCCATTGGTGTAGAGAAGTTAGACGGGCGATGATATTGTTTCCGCGTAgctaatttttattgtttcttttagttATCATGGCTTAAACTGGTGCACATCGCGCGTTTCCTGGTGAAACGTAAATCTGGGAGGGTTTTTGACTGCACTCTTTAAATATAACGAAACGTAGCTCCCAGCAGTCAAAGCACCAACTGCTGTCTTAACCTATCTAGTAACTCTTCTTGTTTGCAATTGTAACCAACACAGCGGCACATCTAGTCTACAAGAGAACGTCTAAATTAACTATGAGCAAACTCTCGTCCTCATTAAGAAATGAAACTGTCTACAACAAAATTCTCTAATAAtccatttagagagagagagagagagaaagagagagaaagagagagagagagagagagagagagagaggctttaTGTCTCAAGAACAAAGCAGGTATTTCTTTTTAGATAACTTTGAATTTGTCAGGGCTCAGTTAATAACAGCTCGTTTAACTACCAACACGTAATTACATTGCAGTCGATCGAAATGGGACTGTCGACAAAAACTATGTTTATGAGCAACATTTATAagtagaaaagcataaatttcacacatagttcatattttaattgtcctcaacagctgtttcattcaGATAAACATTACCAAATGTTTAAGTTCATAATTGTGATACATAATTTGTATACAAAGAATACAAagacgacccttcatcagttgtcggctgtctatccactccccatttcgagcaatcaaTGACAAcattcgaagacagttgctcccataaataccaaaataaattttggattcatggagggtcaaaattggtaataaaagCAAGATAGTGGAGACATAcagggaaaccgaacgaaaacaaatatagaGGGTCGTAAGACCTGAACgaggggaaaatagtgaacgctgagagaaatattttctttgaaaagagaattgatagaagagagagataggatacatCCACTCCTTAGAAGGCCCGttcaggaaagaaagatggtcacatgaagaaaagaaagatggacgatggtcacatgtgagcaacgagaaatagaaaatatatatatacatatatatacacacacacaaacatacatatatgtatatatatatatatatatatatatatatatatatatatatatatatatacacgcacatacacatatacagatttatatatatgcatatatatatgtacatatatatatatatatgtttgtgtgtgtatatatatatgtatatatatacatacacacatatttgatacacacacacgcacacacataactacgatagtcctctttcagttttcggttatcaaatccattcacgaatctttggtcaacccagggtcacactagaagacacctgccctaAAATgctacacaatgggattgaacccacaatcatgtgattggaaagcaaacttcttaccacacagccacacctgtgtctacAACAATACCTGCACATAGTGTAATTTAAGAAAGATTTAGATACTCCCATATTGTgatcggtgatggtggtgggggtggcagGTGATAATGGTAAGTTTTAGTGGTATAGGGTGAAGGTAGGAATAATGGTAAGGTGTTGGAATACTGGGAGAAAGTGGAAGGTATTGATGGGGTACGGGGCTACAGGGGGAAAAGGNNNNNNNNNNGATGAGGAAGTTCTTTCATTTTACTTATACTATTCATTCCTAAGTCattagcagtgtgtgtgtgtgagtgagtgtatgtgtgtgtgtacgtgagagagagagagagagaggatgggagagaaagagagagagggtggaagagaaaaagagagagggtgggagagaaagagagagagagggtgggaaagaaagagagagagggtgggagagaaagagagagtatgtacgTCGGTAAGGGTGtaggtatgtatgggtgtgtctgtgtgtgttgtgtgtttgtgatgtctctgtgtgtgcgtatgtatgtcgtgagcttttgtgtttgtctatgtgtatgtatgtgatctgTATGTCAAAGCATAtagttattatgtatgtatttgcgcgaagatatgtgtaaatgaatgtaaagacgtgtgtgtgtgttttgatagtGTATCTCTTCAGCCATTGTCTTTAGTTTCTCCCTCTCTGCCCATTTCCCCCTTTACCTCTCTCcttctgtccctctctccctcccactcctctctccctcccactcctctctccctcccactgctctctccctcccactcctctctccctcccactcctctctccctcccactcctcTCTCCCAAAAGAATTCGTCCATGTATCAGGCTTCCAGCATGCTCCACCCCGTCATACGATCCACCCGCACAACTCATACATTATTCTGTCATTCCGATATTCTGATAGAATGTGACAGACCGGTTAagatgaattgttgttgttgatgctgatgttgatgctgatgttgatgatgatgatgatgctctttcGGTCAAATTATATTTCGTGTTTATTTTACGGCTTTTCACAATTGCGTTTCAATGTTACTAccactcaaaacacacacacacacacacacatacttatgcaccacgcacatatatacacccacctgCCCAACACAGTagatacctgtacacacacaattGTGGTAACAAAGTAAGAGTGCTCAATACCAGagttaaagtaaaaaatattcattaattgaaatatagttAGAACAACGtggggttacacacacacacacacacacacacacacacacacacaccgttgcTACTATGCAAAAGTgccgtaagtccaaaacgttgctttttcaaaaATCGAAaaagtagtttcaccattccatagcaaaaccattgtactacactttggcAATTTTTCATATCttagcatctgaagcagctggagatatgatagtttgaccaaatgAACCGGCTGTtgcaaggaaaaataaatattgaaagaaacgcatttggccaaatctGGACATACGACAacttaacataatagcaacgatatatatatacatatgtaattacgtATATTACCTATGTAGCAGATATATAAACGGGTAATTTAGCTATTTCTCCGTAGATTTGAAAAATGAACCaccttaatcgattttctaaACAAGGACTTTTACATCGATTTGATCAGCACCTTAGAATCAGGAAACCAATCTGCTTATATACTCGAAAATTACTATAGGCACAGAAAACTGGACCTACTAATTTGCATGCCACAAGCGTTAACACTCTATTTTAAATATCAGGTGTCTGTCAACAGTGATCTCAGTCCAcgcagtatcaaggtatgataaaatatatgagGAGCTTACTTTCAAAACCGGTATAAGTGCATATTTGGTCGATTTCAGGATAACCATTAAAACACAATCTGCAAGCCGCTGGCTTCATATTGGtgaaatttttttcagtcaaactgtgaTACATGCCAAATAGACAGTAGACGAATCTTAGTCTTCCAAtcaaaatcagatatattcaaGTTGTTTTAAACAATTATTCAAGTCATTCCGatgcatatatttggttttgaaagtaagctcTTCAGTAACCTATATAGTGGATATATAGAGTATATGGCAGATATTTAAGAGATATATATGGTAGATATTTAAGAGATGTATTTCACTTTTCATCCCGCGTTTAAATgtgtatacctctgtgtgtgtgtgtgtgtgtgtgtgtgtgtgcgcgcgtgtgcgtgcgtgtgttttataaTTCTGCTTCATCGTAGCAGGACGAATACCTGGCCCTTGTAAAGTGAGTACTATCTGCTTCTCTtaaccgaaacagctgtaaagtaaaaggcaatgaatatatatacatgcagttctTGTTATGATGTCATTTATCATTTAATGTGTATGGGGgtggtgagtatgtgtgtgtgtatttgtgtgcgtgtattctaTTTTactaatgtttctttatatatttatcttctttagGGAAACAATGTCACTGGCAATTGGTTTAGTGTCTATGTGGAAATTACGACAGCTTCGTCCGTTCAAGTGGAGAATCCTTACGCTTCGGAAACCATTTCAATTGTCGACAGTCGCAGGCATAGGAAAAGATTCCGGGGGAGATTTAATCGAAGATTTTACAGGAAATTTCACCGACGGTTTGGACACCAACGCAAACGAGCGGAAACTAAAGACAGGACATCCAACACACTTAACGGAAGTAGAATAGACGATAGATATAAAGGAATACAAGGTGATGGCGAAGTACAACcagaacaaaataacaaagaagaaaaagatgatgaagtaATAATAGTGAAAGGCGGGCTAGAAGTAGGAGTAGAAGATAAAGGAAGTCTTTGGGAGGAGTACAAATCACAACACTATCCACCGAAACATCCGCTTATTTCAACAACATCGCTTACAGATTTAGAAGATGTGCGATGGGTTAAATGTGACGGAGGTGAACGACGAAATAACCTGGATGGAACGGGAGATAATTTGGTGGAAAGAGGAGATAATCAGGAAGAAAGTCGAAATAACCTGGAAGAAAGAAGTGGGAATCTAGTCGAGAAAAGAGATAATCTGGTTGAACGGCGGCTAAAATCGATTCAAAGGCGAAGAAAACCGATTAAAATTAACAAACTGAACGGTTATAATTTAGGAGAGGATTTTCTAAGCGAAAAATATCCAAAGAATGTCTCGTATTCTGTTCATTATAGCGGTAATGAAAAAAGCTCTGTACATGATGGTATTCATCTTGGCGGTGAGAGTGGAAATGGTAGCGAAGATGACAATGATTACGGCATCGGGCAAGAGGGAAAGAACAAGGTAGGTTTGAGTTTCGGCGTCAACGTTGAGGATGAGGAGAATAAAAATACAGTGAAAGAGGAGACAAATGgcaaaaaaagggaaaataagggcgacggtgataatgattatgattattatgaaaaAGAtggggaaaagaaaacagaaacggAAACTGTATTTGGATTTAATGCAAAGAAAGAGAACAGGAATATGAAATCAGGGTACGACAGAGCAGAGGTTGAAGCAAATAGCATTAATCCAGAACGAGATTTACGCAAAGCAGAATATTTTGATAAGGTTCATGACAACGAAGAAACCGACTGGAAGTCAGAGTTAAAGAGATTACTTGAGGAATCGAATCGGCATGAGGAAAGACAGCAACAAGTTCAACGAAAGAGTGGCCATAATGAACACAGAGGTAAGGAAGCTGTTTTTTCATGagatgcgtgcgtgcgcgcgtgtgtacacgcacacacacacacgttttcttttattcttttacttgtttcagccatttgactgcggccatgctggagcaccctcttaaggggttttagttggacaaatcgaccccgggacttattctttgtaagcccagtacttattctatcggtctcttttgtcgaaccactaagttacggggacgtaaacacaccaacatcacttgacataTGATGGTGGGGAACAGAGAATCGCTGATGATAATGtggtactttaatttttttttccgtttaGTTATGAGGCATCCAAACATCATAACGATTCTCATATTCCAAGTATTTGTAAACTCCTTATAACACTCGTATAAGATTAGAGTATCTGTACAATCCTTCGTGTTTTGTGACCGGGATTATTTTTTATTCGTGTTTCGATTTGGCCATCATCAATTACTGTAGGTCTGTCGAAACCTTCACGGTCTTCCAGATCAAAATTTTCCCCCCTAAACGTAGCAAGCCACTTCTCGGTGAGGACGCCATCTTCATAAACTGCTCAAATCTGTTTTTGCTGTTTCTACAGCGTTTTTTTACTTTCCGGAAATAAATGAGCATCacttgaagaaaatatatcatattgttCACACTTTAAACGTAAAATAAACTATCCACACAGAAATCATATACAAAGGTGTGTTGGAAAGTCACCTtccagaaaatgtatatatatgcaatatacttCTGTCACGTGAAAAACGAAATCACGTGCTTAAACACTACCAATTGAAAAACGGTGCGAAGTTTTGTTCaacccaatttatatatatttactagcagaaatacccggcgttgcccgggttaaagagaataatgaaatctaaaaacgccgtctagactacgcatcatctttatatatagagatgtatatacacacacgcacccaaacacacgtatatatatgtatatcaatataaatatatgaatgtcaatgaagtttcgtaaaagaaggtgatcatgtacatactttcttgctgttgtgattataacacctcattgtaaactatgttccttgttttcccttgtggagcatatacaaataggNNNNNNNNNNNNNNNNNNNNNNNNNNNNNNNNNNNNNNNNNNNNNNNNNNNNNNNNNNNNNNNNNNNNNNNNNNNNNNNNNNNNNNNNNNNNNNNNNNNNNNNNNNNNNNNNNNNNNNNNNNNNNNNNNNNNNNNNNNNNNNNNNNNNNNNNNNNNNNNNNNNNNNNNNNNNNNNNNNNNNNNNNNNNNNNNNNNNNNNNNNNNNNNNNNNNNNNNNNNNNNNNNNNNNNNNNNNNNNNNNNNNNNNNNNNNNNNNNNNNNNNNNNNNNNNNNNNNNNNNNNNNNNNNNNNNNNNNNNNNNNNNNNNNNNNNNNNNNNNNNNNNNNNNNNNNNNNNNNNNNNNNNNNNNNNNNNNNNNNNNNNNNNNNNNNNNNNNNNNNNNNNNNNNNNNNNNNNNNNNNNNNNNNNNNNNNNNNNNNNNNNNNNNNNNNNNNNNNNNNNNNNNNNNNNNNNNNNNNNNNNNNNNNNNNNNNNNNNNNNNNNNNNNNNNNNNNNNNNNNNNNNNNNNNNNNNNNNNNNNNNNNNNNNNNNNNNNNNNNNNNNNNNNNNNNNNNNNNNNNNNNNNNNNNNNNNNNNNNNNNNNNNNNNNNNNNNNNNNNNNNNNNNNNNNNNNNNNNNNNNNNNNNNNNNNNNNNNNNNNNNNNNNNNNNNNNNNNNNNNNNNNNNNNNNNNNNNNNNNNNNNNNNNNNNNNNNNNNNNNNNNNNNNNNNNNNNNNNNNNNNNNNNNNNNNNNNNNNNNNNNNNNNNNNNNNNNNNNNNNNNNNNNNNNNNNNNNNNNNNNNNNNNNNNNNNNNNNNNNNNNNNNNNNNNNNNNNNNNNNNNNNNNNNNNNNNNNNNNNNNNNNNNNNNNNNNNNNNNNNNNNNNNNNNNNNNNNNNNNNNNNNNNNNNNNNNNNNNNNNNNNNNNNNNNNNNNNNNNNNNNNNNNNNNNNNNNNNNNNNNNNNNNNNNNNNNNNNNNNNNNNNNNNNNNNNNNNNNNNNNNNNNNNNNNNNNNNNNNNNNNNNNNNNNNNNNNNNNNNNNNNNNNNNNNNNNNNNNNNNNNNNNNNNNNNNNNNNNNNNNNNNNNNNNNNNNNNNNNNNNNNNNNNNNNNNNNNNNNNNNNNNNNNNNNNNNNNNNNNNNNNNNNNNNNNNNNNNNNNNNNNNNNNNNNNNNNNNNNNNNNNNNNNNNNNNNNNNNNNNNNNNNNNNNNNNNNNNNNNNNNNNNNNNNNNNNNNNNNNNNNNNNNNNNNNNNNNNNNNNNNNNNNNNNNNNNNNNNNNNNNNNNNNNNNNNNNNNNNNNNNNNNNNNNNNNNNNNNNNNNNNNNNNNNNNNNNNNNNNNNNNNNNNNNNNNNNNNNNNNNNNNNNNNNNNNNNNNNNNNNNNNNNNNNNNNNNNNNNNNNNNNNNNNNNNNNNNNNNNNNNNNNNNNNNNNNNNNNNNNNNNNNNNNNNNNNNNNNNNNNNNNNNNNNNNNNNNNNNNNNNNNNNNNNNNNNNNNNNNNNNNNNNNNNNNNNNNNNNNNNNNNNNNNNNNNNNNNNNNNNNNNNNNNNNNNNCTGGTggtcaatcatcggtcttgctttatgactacaAAGATGCCTCatgagtccagctttactgaggcacggtcttgcacagacactgcatgtcagtgtcataggaagacccttgccatctggaagtgcaacaacaatgcccttcctgacatccctccttaaTTTCTCATGTGCAATTCGTGATTTCTCAAAAGTAGTTGTTCCCTCatgcacaatccttctccacctgccACGGTCAATAGCTATGCCTTCCCATATGTTAGGAGAGATGTTGGCATCTCTCAAGGAAACCttcagcaatacatacatacatacatacatacatacatacagacagacagacagatatacatacatatatatatgtgtgtgtttcatgtattaatttaattaataactaATTAATTAGTGCTTACTTTTGTTCACAGTAGAGTTTCATATCTTGTAATATGGTGATTTGGAAAATATTACG from the Octopus bimaculoides isolate UCB-OBI-ISO-001 chromosome 11, ASM119413v2, whole genome shotgun sequence genome contains:
- the LOC106869716 gene encoding uncharacterized protein LOC106869716 is translated as MTVVTKETAVMLLDEVAATATTTTSNANRRSGGGNSRNFTYALAVVSLLVFLLVVCYAIWTLSIETILPVVTESNKNLEDLRPNNLPPLLGNNVTGNWFSVYVEITTASSVQVENPYASETISIVDSRRHRKRFRGRFNRRFYRKFHRRFGHQRKRAETKDRTSNTLNGSRIDDRYKGIQGDGEVQPEQNNKEEKDDEVIIVKGGLEVGVEDKGSLWEEYKSQHYPPKHPLISTTSLTDLEDVRWVKCDGGERRNNLDGTGDNLVERGDNQEESRNNLEERSGNLVEKRDNLVERRLKSIQRRRKPIKINKLNGYNLGEDFLSEKYPKNVSYSVHYSGNEKSSVHDGIHLGGESGNGSEDDNDYGIGQEGKNKVGLSFGVNVEDEENKNTVKEETNGKKRENKGDGDNDYDYYEKDGEKKTETETVFGFNAKKENRNMKSGYDRAEVEANSINPERDLRKAEYFDKVHDNEETDWKSELKRLLEESNRHEERQQQVQRKSGHNEHRDSCGQWIQCKYHSLRRYLKQLENLPSCPCVFPNLMWHNQLWDEQRESYFTWEIASSPAERRDIYRPGAKFCIRSLLEPGMITLAVQHCCYDVKQRLITRGRAAGTPNLISPQISWELHKKVDILPWVLCKGDWLRYHQMVPPNNAVKCEENPKDREFYNQIMDLRNI